Proteins from a genomic interval of Chromatiales bacterium 21-64-14:
- a CDS encoding SAM-dependent methyltransferase, translated as MNACTDLTDIARDYYDSDDADGFYARIWGGEDIHIGLYQDPEEPIVDASRRTVEAMAAMVQELDADTRVLDVGAGYGGAARWLVRQYGCRVSCLNLSVRQNERNRHLNGQQGLDERIEVIDGAFEDIPLRDASVDLVWSQDAILHSGRKQRVLQEIHRVLRPGGQFLFTDPMQSDDCPGGVLQPILDRIHLDSLGSFAGYRGLARDIGFEEIRMVDQTPHLVNHYRRVKAELEAHHEDLARECSRDYLERMRQGLQHWVDGGRKGYLAWGMLHLRKRATA; from the coding sequence ATGAACGCGTGTACCGATCTCACCGACATCGCCCGGGACTATTATGACAGTGATGACGCGGACGGTTTCTACGCGCGGATATGGGGCGGTGAGGACATACACATCGGCCTCTACCAGGACCCCGAGGAGCCGATCGTCGACGCCAGCCGGCGCACGGTCGAGGCGATGGCGGCCATGGTGCAGGAGCTGGACGCGGATACGCGGGTACTCGACGTGGGCGCCGGCTACGGCGGCGCGGCACGGTGGCTCGTGCGCCAGTACGGGTGCCGCGTGAGCTGCCTGAACCTGAGCGTGCGTCAGAACGAACGTAACCGCCACCTGAACGGTCAGCAGGGTCTGGACGAGCGGATCGAGGTGATAGACGGCGCGTTCGAGGACATCCCTTTGCGGGACGCCAGCGTCGATCTGGTGTGGTCACAGGACGCGATACTGCACAGCGGTCGCAAACAACGCGTGCTGCAGGAAATCCACCGCGTACTGCGCCCCGGGGGGCAGTTTCTGTTTACCGATCCCATGCAGTCGGACGACTGTCCGGGTGGCGTGCTGCAACCGATCCTGGACCGCATCCACCTCGACAGCCTCGGCTCGTTTGCCGGCTACCGGGGCCTGGCCCGGGACATCGGCTTCGAGGAGATCCGGATGGTCGACCAGACCCCGCACCTGGTCAATCACTACCGCCGCGTGAAGGCTGAACTCGAAGCCCACCACGAGGACCTCGCGCGGGAATGTTCCCGCGACTACCTGGAGCGGATGCGCCAGGGCCTGCAGCATTGGGTCGACGGCGGCCGCAAGGGTTACCTGGCGTGGGGTATGCTGCACTTGCGCAAACGCGCTACCGCCTGA
- a CDS encoding glycine/betaine ABC transporter, giving the protein MSAGPTQALLPFSVPVGSWAEHAVNFLLDHYDAPFQHFSAALYAMIAALQGALLAVPAPLMIGLLGLLAGWSAGLRAGLFAIGGLLLAHNMGLWHSTVTTLGLVVSAEVLVLVVGLPLGILAARSDLVDRGLRPMLDLMQTMPAFVYLIPAVMLFGLGLVPGVISTFIFSIPPLIRLTNLGIRQVPADLVEASEAFGATWLQTLAKVQLPVALPSIMAGVNQSIMLGLSMVVIAAMIGSGGLGKEVLEGITRLQVGSGFEAGLAVVILAIVLDRITQGIGVRKRRRR; this is encoded by the coding sequence ATGAGCGCCGGGCCGACGCAGGCATTGCTGCCGTTCAGTGTTCCGGTAGGTTCCTGGGCCGAGCACGCAGTCAACTTTCTGCTCGATCATTACGACGCGCCGTTTCAGCATTTCAGCGCCGCGCTTTACGCCATGATCGCGGCGCTGCAGGGCGCCTTGCTCGCCGTTCCCGCGCCGCTGATGATAGGCCTGCTCGGGCTGCTCGCGGGCTGGTCGGCCGGCCTGCGTGCCGGGCTGTTCGCCATTGGGGGGCTCCTTTTGGCGCATAACATGGGCCTTTGGCATTCCACCGTGACGACCTTGGGTCTGGTGGTTTCGGCCGAAGTGCTGGTGCTTGTCGTGGGCCTGCCGCTGGGGATCCTGGCGGCCCGGAGCGATCTTGTCGATCGCGGACTGCGTCCGATGCTCGATCTCATGCAGACCATGCCCGCCTTTGTCTACCTGATTCCGGCGGTGATGCTGTTCGGACTTGGTTTGGTGCCGGGTGTGATCTCCACGTTCATTTTCTCCATCCCGCCGTTGATCCGTCTGACCAACCTCGGTATCCGGCAGGTGCCCGCGGATCTGGTGGAAGCATCGGAGGCCTTCGGCGCCACCTGGTTGCAGACCTTGGCCAAGGTCCAGTTGCCCGTGGCGCTGCCCAGTATCATGGCGGGCGTCAACCAGTCGATCATGCTTGGACTGTCCATGGTCGTGATCGCCGCGATGATCGGGTCGGGCGGACTCGGCAAGGAGGTCCTGGAAGGGATCACCCGGCTGCAGGTCGGTTCGGGCTTCGAGGCCGGACTTGCGGTGGTGATATTGGCGATCGTCCTGGATCGTATCACCCAGGGTATCGGAGTTCGGAAACGACGGAGGCGGTAG
- a CDS encoding coproporphyrinogen III oxidase: protein MTPENTGSVEHYLLDLQQRICTALEAEDGSGRFREDRWERAQGGGGRSRILQEGSVFEQVGINYSHVHGEALPAAASARRPELAGHGFRALGVSVVAHPRNPYAPTAHANIRYFVTHSPHAPPVWWFGGGFDLTPYYPDQADCIHWHRTARDACAPFGDDVYPRFKQWCDEYFYITHRAEPRGIGGLFFDDLNDWPFARCFEFARRVGDTFLSAYLPIVQRRKAQPYGEREREFQLYRRGRYVEFNLVYDRGTLFGLQSGGRAESILMSLPPRVRWQYQWTPDPGSPEAQLYEEFLKPRDWI, encoded by the coding sequence ATGACCCCAGAGAACACCGGTTCCGTAGAACACTACCTCTTGGACCTTCAGCAGCGCATCTGCACGGCCCTGGAGGCGGAAGACGGCAGCGGACGGTTCCGCGAAGACCGCTGGGAACGGGCGCAGGGCGGGGGTGGACGCAGCCGGATCCTGCAGGAGGGCAGTGTCTTCGAGCAGGTGGGCATCAACTACTCCCATGTGCATGGAGAGGCCCTGCCCGCGGCCGCCAGTGCGCGGCGCCCGGAGTTGGCGGGCCACGGATTCCGCGCGCTGGGGGTCTCCGTGGTGGCCCACCCGCGCAACCCCTACGCGCCCACTGCCCACGCCAACATACGGTATTTTGTCACTCACAGCCCGCACGCCCCGCCGGTCTGGTGGTTCGGGGGCGGGTTCGACCTGACACCCTACTACCCGGATCAGGCCGACTGCATCCACTGGCATCGCACGGCGCGGGATGCCTGCGCTCCCTTTGGCGATGACGTCTACCCACGATTCAAGCAATGGTGCGACGAGTATTTCTATATCACACATCGCGCGGAACCCCGCGGGATCGGTGGACTGTTCTTCGACGACCTGAACGACTGGCCGTTCGCGCGGTGTTTCGAGTTCGCGCGGCGCGTAGGGGACACGTTTCTCTCCGCCTATCTGCCCATCGTGCAACGGCGCAAGGCACAACCGTACGGGGAACGGGAACGGGAATTCCAATTGTACCGGCGCGGCCGGTACGTGGAATTCAACCTGGTGTACGACCGCGGCACGCTGTTCGGGCTACAGTCCGGCGGGCGTGCGGAGTCCATACTCATGTCGCTTCCACCACGGGTGCGCTGGCAGTATCAATGGACCCCGGATCCGGGCTCACCGGAGGCCCAACTCTACGAGGAATTTCTCAAACCCCGTGACTGGATCTGA
- a CDS encoding SAM-dependent methyltransferase, producing MSAQDFGQNPLRVRETGHYTEEYVHSFVQKWDDLIDWDARASSEGRFFIDVLKSRGANKILDVATGTGFHSLRLLRAGFEVTSVDGSPEMLVKAFENGRRNGHILRIVNADWRWLNRDVHGKFDAIICLGNSFTHLFSERDRRKALAEFYAALRHDGVLILDQRNYDAILDQGFSTKHTFYYCGENVRAEPEHIDDGLARFRYEFPDKSVFHLNMFPLRKAYVRRLMQEVGFQEVKTYGDFQETYRTEEPDFFVHVASKRYQGEYDEQEGEDS from the coding sequence ATGAGCGCACAGGATTTCGGCCAGAACCCGCTGCGGGTCCGCGAAACTGGTCATTACACCGAGGAATACGTGCACAGCTTCGTGCAGAAGTGGGACGATCTGATCGACTGGGACGCGCGCGCGTCCAGCGAGGGCCGGTTCTTCATCGACGTACTCAAGAGCCGCGGTGCCAACAAGATACTCGATGTCGCAACCGGCACCGGCTTCCACTCGCTACGCCTGTTGCGCGCGGGCTTCGAGGTGACCAGCGTGGACGGAAGCCCCGAGATGCTCGTGAAGGCGTTCGAGAACGGGCGCCGCAACGGCCATATCCTGCGTATCGTGAACGCCGACTGGCGTTGGCTCAACCGCGACGTGCACGGCAAATTCGACGCGATCATCTGCCTTGGGAATTCCTTTACACATCTGTTCTCGGAGCGTGACCGGCGCAAGGCGCTGGCGGAATTCTACGCCGCGTTGCGCCACGACGGGGTGCTGATCCTGGATCAACGCAACTACGACGCGATCCTGGACCAGGGCTTTTCCACCAAGCACACCTTCTATTATTGTGGGGAGAACGTGCGCGCCGAGCCCGAACACATCGACGATGGGCTCGCCCGGTTCCGTTATGAATTCCCCGACAAGTCGGTCTTCCATCTCAACATGTTTCCGTTGCGCAAGGCCTACGTGCGCCGGCTCATGCAGGAAGTCGGTTTCCAGGAGGTCAAGACCTACGGGGATTTCCAGGAAACCTACCGGACGGAGGAACCGGACTTCTTCGTCCACGTCGCGTCCAAGCGGTATCAGGGCGAATACGACGAACAGGAGGGAGAGGACTCATGA
- a CDS encoding 5-(carboxyamino)imidazole ribonucleotide mutase — protein MAKPFVAVLMGSSSDLPTMEETLSVLNALRIPFEVKITSAHRTPDATHEYVQDADQRGCAVFIAAAGMAAHLAGTVAGLTTRPVVGVPLSSGPLQGVDALLSTVQMPGGIPVACVAVGKAGARNAGYLAAQILAISDPELTVRLRDDRQANAEKVRDTDRQLQERYHS, from the coding sequence ATGGCCAAACCTTTCGTAGCCGTTCTGATGGGTTCCAGCTCCGATCTACCAACGATGGAGGAGACGCTCAGCGTGCTGAACGCCTTGCGTATCCCCTTCGAGGTAAAGATCACCTCTGCCCACCGGACACCGGACGCCACTCACGAATACGTACAGGACGCGGATCAACGGGGCTGCGCGGTGTTCATTGCGGCAGCCGGCATGGCCGCCCACCTGGCCGGTACGGTCGCCGGGCTCACCACCCGGCCGGTGGTTGGTGTGCCCTTGAGTTCCGGCCCGCTGCAGGGCGTGGACGCGCTGCTCTCCACTGTCCAGATGCCGGGCGGCATCCCCGTGGCCTGCGTAGCTGTGGGCAAGGCCGGGGCGCGCAACGCGGGTTATCTGGCAGCCCAGATCCTGGCGATTTCGGACCCGGAGCTGACGGTCCGACTACGGGACGACCGGCAGGCCAATGCCGAGAAGGTGCGTGATACCGACCGTCAGCTCCAGGAACGTTACCACTCCTAG
- a CDS encoding DNA topoisomerase I — protein MGKNLVIVESPAKAKTIKKYLGKDFEVLASYGHVRDLVPKGGAVDPDADFAMKYQVIEKNARHVTAIAKAVKGADALYLATDPDREGEAISWHLYELLKQQKTLEHTPIHRVVFHEITERAVNDAVAHPRGLSMDLVNAQQARRALDYLVGFNLSPLLWKKIRHGLSAGRVQSPALRLIVEREEEIEKFTPQEYWTVEADTAKDAQKFIARLTHFAGEKLSQFSISDQKTAHKIDAALKKQGAGKLIVSNVEKKKRRRNPAAPFITSTLQQEASRKLGFSAQRTMRTAQQLYEGVEVDGSAVGLISYMRTDSVNLAQEAIADLRALIAERYGKDNLPKDPHAYKTRAKNAQEAHEAIRPTAASRTPESVHDYLTADQFKLYELIWKRTVACQMINATIDTVAVDFSCGEGNVFRATGSTIVDPGFMAVYQEGVDDAKADSEDRLLPPLQVGDILALEQIRPEQHFTEPPPRYTEASLVRVLEEYGIGRPSTYASIISTLVQREYAVLDKRRFQPTDVGRIVSRFLSQHFTQYVDYDFTAKLEDELDAVARGEKNWIPLMHAFWKPFQELVKDKEKNISRTEATTEATDEACPKCGKPLTIRLGRRGRFIGCSGYPDCDYTRDVDGNHEEPDTSAVEGRSCPQCQSPLLVRRGRYGKFIGCSTYPKCRFIEPLEKPSDTGVSCPQCAKGTMLKRKSRYGKIFYSCSTYPQCDYAVWNEPLAEPCPSCGWPMLTAKTTKRRGTEKVCPRKECGFAEPMDSDQAEGSEESIGKTASR, from the coding sequence ATGGGCAAAAATCTCGTCATCGTTGAGTCGCCGGCCAAGGCCAAGACCATCAAGAAGTACCTGGGCAAGGACTTCGAGGTGTTGGCGTCCTATGGCCATGTGCGCGACCTGGTGCCCAAAGGCGGCGCGGTGGACCCAGACGCCGATTTCGCCATGAAGTACCAAGTCATCGAAAAGAATGCCCGGCATGTAACCGCCATCGCCAAGGCCGTGAAAGGCGCAGACGCTCTCTATCTGGCCACCGACCCGGATCGGGAAGGTGAGGCCATCTCCTGGCACCTCTACGAGCTGCTCAAGCAGCAAAAGACCCTCGAACACACGCCTATCCACCGGGTCGTATTTCACGAGATCACCGAGCGCGCGGTCAATGACGCGGTGGCACACCCCCGGGGTCTGTCGATGGACCTTGTGAACGCGCAGCAGGCGCGTCGCGCACTGGACTATCTGGTCGGCTTCAACCTTTCGCCCTTGTTGTGGAAAAAGATCCGCCATGGCCTATCCGCCGGTCGGGTGCAGAGCCCGGCACTGCGGCTGATCGTCGAGCGCGAAGAGGAAATAGAGAAATTCACGCCCCAGGAATACTGGACCGTAGAGGCCGACACGGCCAAGGACGCTCAGAAGTTCATCGCGCGGCTCACCCATTTTGCCGGAGAAAAACTCTCTCAGTTCTCGATCTCGGATCAGAAGACGGCTCACAAGATCGATGCCGCGCTCAAAAAGCAGGGCGCCGGCAAGCTGATAGTATCCAACGTTGAGAAGAAGAAGCGGCGGCGCAACCCGGCAGCGCCGTTCATTACCTCCACACTCCAGCAGGAGGCATCCCGCAAGTTGGGCTTTTCTGCGCAACGGACCATGCGCACCGCCCAGCAGCTCTACGAAGGCGTGGAGGTGGATGGCAGCGCGGTGGGGCTGATCAGCTACATGCGCACCGACTCGGTCAATTTGGCACAGGAAGCCATCGCGGATTTGCGCGCCTTGATCGCTGAGCGCTACGGCAAGGACAACCTGCCCAAGGACCCCCATGCCTACAAGACCCGGGCGAAGAACGCCCAGGAGGCACATGAGGCGATCCGACCGACCGCCGCGTCCCGCACACCCGAGTCCGTCCACGACTACCTGACAGCGGATCAATTCAAGCTCTACGAGCTGATCTGGAAACGCACGGTAGCGTGCCAGATGATCAATGCGACCATCGATACGGTAGCCGTCGACTTCTCCTGCGGCGAAGGAAACGTCTTCCGGGCCACCGGTTCCACCATCGTGGATCCGGGCTTCATGGCGGTCTACCAGGAGGGTGTAGACGACGCGAAAGCGGACAGTGAAGACCGCTTGCTGCCGCCGCTCCAGGTGGGAGACATCCTGGCCTTGGAGCAGATCCGTCCCGAACAGCATTTCACGGAGCCGCCGCCCCGCTACACCGAGGCCAGTCTGGTGCGCGTCCTGGAGGAATACGGTATCGGGCGCCCTTCCACGTATGCCTCGATCATATCGACGCTGGTGCAACGGGAATACGCGGTGCTGGACAAGCGGCGCTTCCAACCCACGGACGTGGGGCGGATCGTATCGCGGTTCCTGAGCCAGCACTTCACTCAATACGTGGACTACGATTTTACGGCGAAACTGGAGGATGAGTTGGACGCGGTGGCGCGCGGCGAGAAGAACTGGATTCCGCTCATGCACGCGTTCTGGAAGCCCTTCCAGGAACTGGTGAAAGACAAGGAGAAGAATATCTCACGGACCGAGGCGACCACCGAGGCGACGGACGAGGCGTGCCCCAAGTGCGGCAAGCCGCTGACCATACGGTTGGGCCGTCGCGGCCGTTTCATCGGTTGCAGCGGGTACCCGGATTGCGACTATACCCGGGACGTGGATGGAAACCATGAAGAGCCCGATACCAGCGCTGTAGAAGGGCGCAGCTGCCCGCAGTGCCAGTCGCCGCTCCTGGTACGCCGGGGACGCTACGGGAAATTTATCGGATGCAGTACCTATCCGAAATGCCGTTTCATCGAGCCGCTGGAAAAACCGTCCGACACCGGGGTCAGCTGTCCCCAATGCGCCAAGGGCACCATGCTCAAACGCAAGTCGCGCTACGGCAAGATCTTCTATTCCTGCTCCACCTACCCGCAGTGCGATTACGCGGTATGGAACGAACCTCTGGCTGAGCCGTGCCCCAGTTGCGGCTGGCCCATGCTCACAGCGAAAACTACCAAGCGCCGGGGCACCGAGAAGGTGTGTCCGCGGAAGGAATGCGGGTTTGCCGAACCCATGGATAGCGATCAGGCGGAGGGATCGGAAGAGTCGATAGGGAAAACGGCGTCCCGCTGA
- a CDS encoding threonylcarbamoyl-AMP synthase gives MNPWQLREAVRTLRNGGVIAYPTEAVYGLGCAPQDAVAVQRVLALKARPMAKGLILIASDFAQLEPFLLPLEARLWRRIQDTWPGPVTWLLPARPEVPDYLRGAHDTLAVRVTAHPVAAALCRASRHALVSTSANRSGQPPARSALGVRRRFGHDVNRVVPGPLGGRPRPTEIRDGRTGHTLRSG, from the coding sequence ATGAATCCTTGGCAACTGCGTGAGGCGGTCCGAACGCTCCGTAACGGTGGCGTGATCGCCTATCCTACGGAGGCCGTCTATGGCCTGGGTTGCGCCCCCCAGGACGCGGTGGCGGTCCAGCGGGTGTTGGCGCTGAAGGCGCGGCCCATGGCCAAGGGACTGATCCTGATCGCCAGTGACTTCGCCCAGTTGGAACCATTCCTGCTGCCGCTCGAAGCGCGTCTTTGGCGACGGATACAAGACACTTGGCCTGGGCCCGTGACTTGGCTGCTGCCCGCCCGTCCCGAGGTCCCGGACTATCTGCGTGGTGCCCACGATACCCTGGCGGTCCGGGTCACCGCCCATCCCGTGGCAGCGGCGCTATGCCGAGCGTCCCGCCACGCGTTGGTCTCCACCAGCGCCAACCGCAGCGGCCAACCCCCCGCCCGCAGCGCGCTAGGGGTGCGGCGGCGCTTCGGCCACGACGTTAACCGTGTCGTTCCGGGGCCGCTCGGCGGCCGGCCCCGGCCCACGGAGATCCGCGACGGGCGTACCGGGCACACGCTGCGTAGTGGCTAG
- a CDS encoding shikimate dehydrogenase encodes MPAGTAHTPPDRYAVFGNPVAHSCSPWIHGRFAEQTGEQVHYEAILAAHDGFALAITAFHDAGGKGANVTLPFKELAWELAGERSERAEQARAVNTLVLRPDGTRYGDNTDGVGLVRDLVTNHGVDLRNAAILLLGAGGAARGIVAPLLEQRPARLVIANRTPERARQLAEGARALGPVTACGYDALGNERFTLIINATSAGIQGARPSLPDALPVADAVCYDLMYGAAPTPFLRWAAGKGARLTMDGIGMLVEQAAESFALWRSVRPDTAPVIAALRQQRG; translated from the coding sequence ATGCCCGCTGGCACCGCGCATACCCCGCCCGACCGCTACGCCGTGTTCGGTAATCCGGTGGCCCACAGCTGTTCTCCCTGGATACACGGGCGCTTCGCTGAACAGACCGGTGAGCAGGTCCACTACGAGGCCATACTCGCGGCCCATGACGGGTTCGCGCTGGCGATCACCGCGTTCCATGATGCGGGGGGGAAAGGCGCGAACGTCACCCTTCCGTTCAAGGAACTGGCGTGGGAGTTGGCGGGGGAACGCAGCGAACGCGCGGAGCAGGCGCGCGCCGTCAATACACTGGTCCTACGACCCGATGGCACGCGCTACGGGGACAACACCGACGGCGTGGGACTGGTCCGCGACCTGGTGACCAATCACGGCGTGGACCTCCGCAACGCCGCGATCCTGCTCCTGGGTGCCGGCGGCGCCGCGCGCGGTATCGTGGCCCCCCTGCTCGAACAGCGTCCGGCGCGGCTGGTGATCGCAAATCGCACCCCGGAGCGCGCGCGTCAGCTGGCCGAGGGGGCGCGCGCACTGGGACCGGTCACTGCGTGCGGGTATGACGCACTGGGTAACGAACGGTTCACCTTGATCATCAATGCAACCTCAGCGGGAATCCAGGGTGCGCGGCCATCGCTGCCGGACGCGCTGCCGGTGGCCGACGCAGTGTGCTATGACCTGATGTACGGCGCGGCGCCGACCCCGTTCCTGCGCTGGGCGGCGGGAAAAGGCGCGCGGCTGACGATGGACGGCATCGGCATGCTGGTGGAGCAGGCCGCCGAATCCTTCGCGCTGTGGCGCTCGGTGCGCCCGGACACGGCGCCCGTGATCGCCGCGCTGCGTCAGCAGCGCGGCTGA
- a CDS encoding delta-aminolevulinic acid dehydratase (catalyzes the formation of porphobilinogen from 5-aminolevulinate): MSNDTGRGGYPRIRMRRMRRDEFSRRLMRETRLVAGDLIYPVFVLDGGPARAPVPSMPGIERVSIEELLKDAAQAARLGIPALALFPVTPNESKSDDAHEAYNPNGLMQRAVRALKEAFPALGVITDVALDPYTRHGQDGLLDNNGYVSNDETVEVLVKQALSHAAAGADVVAPSDMMDGRIGAIRDALEAAGHRNVRILAYSAKYASAFYGPFRDAVGSAASLAGGDKCSYQMDIANSDEALREASLDLDEGADMLMVKPGLPYLDIVRRLKDAFGAPTFVYQVSGEYAMLMAAARNGWLDERACALESLTAIKRAGADGILTYFALRAAQWLREA; the protein is encoded by the coding sequence ATGAGCAACGATACCGGACGAGGCGGCTACCCCAGGATTCGTATGCGGCGCATGCGCCGCGACGAATTTTCCCGGCGCCTGATGCGGGAGACCCGGCTCGTCGCCGGCGATCTGATCTACCCCGTGTTTGTGCTAGACGGCGGACCCGCGCGCGCGCCGGTCCCCTCGATGCCCGGCATCGAGCGGGTCAGTATTGAGGAACTGCTGAAGGACGCCGCGCAGGCGGCGCGTCTCGGGATACCGGCGCTCGCCTTGTTTCCAGTGACACCGAACGAATCCAAATCCGACGACGCCCACGAGGCGTATAACCCGAATGGCCTGATGCAGCGGGCGGTGCGCGCCCTCAAAGAGGCGTTTCCCGCACTGGGCGTCATTACCGACGTGGCCCTGGATCCCTACACGCGGCATGGTCAGGACGGGCTCCTGGACAACAACGGGTATGTCTCCAACGACGAGACCGTCGAGGTCCTGGTAAAACAGGCCCTATCCCATGCCGCGGCCGGAGCGGACGTGGTGGCGCCGTCGGACATGATGGACGGACGTATCGGCGCCATCCGCGACGCCCTGGAGGCGGCGGGCCATCGCAACGTGCGCATTCTCGCTTACTCGGCCAAGTACGCATCCGCTTTCTACGGGCCGTTTCGGGACGCGGTGGGCTCCGCCGCGTCGCTCGCAGGAGGTGACAAATGCAGCTATCAGATGGATATCGCTAACAGCGACGAGGCGCTCCGGGAAGCCTCCCTCGATCTCGACGAGGGGGCGGACATGCTGATGGTCAAGCCTGGTCTGCCTTATCTGGATATCGTACGCCGGCTCAAAGACGCGTTCGGCGCTCCAACGTTCGTCTACCAAGTAAGCGGTGAGTACGCCATGCTGATGGCGGCGGCGCGCAACGGATGGCTCGATGAACGAGCCTGTGCGCTCGAGTCCCTCACTGCCATCAAGCGCGCGGGGGCTGACGGGATACTCACGTATTTCGCCTTGCGCGCCGCGCAGTGGTTGCGCGAGGCCTGA
- a CDS encoding glutathione-disulfide reductase: MGRHYDLLALGAGGGGLSVAQRAAQHGARCAVVEADADALGGTCVNRGCVPKKIMWFAAELARTIEDASAYGFAVTPQPCDWSRLKAGRDRYVRGINHWYKTYLSDSDIDLIPGAACFADPHTVDVNGERISADHVVIAVGGTPVVPSLPGAEHGITSDGFFELARLPQRVAVVGAGYIAVELAGILNALGSNVTLLLRREQLLRSFDAMLREMLMESMVDSGVNIIPRAQAQSVQRNAQGRLDLKCVSGEVLADYDALIWAIGRRPNTGRLDLAAAGVHADEQGYVPTDAFQNTNVPGVYAVGDVTGRHALTPVAIAAARRLADRLFGGKPERHLPYEHIPTVVFSHPPIGTIGLTEEQARAEHGDSVKTYQSCFTPMYYAPMEGRHQACMKLVTVGAHERIVGCHLIGPGADEILQGFAVAIRMGATKADFDDTVAIHPTSAEELVTMR; encoded by the coding sequence ATGGGAAGACACTATGACCTGCTGGCGCTCGGCGCCGGCGGCGGCGGGCTCTCGGTGGCGCAGCGGGCGGCGCAACACGGGGCGCGGTGCGCCGTCGTGGAAGCCGATGCGGACGCCCTGGGGGGCACCTGCGTGAACCGTGGCTGTGTGCCCAAGAAGATCATGTGGTTCGCCGCGGAGCTGGCGCGCACGATCGAGGACGCCAGCGCCTATGGTTTTGCGGTCACGCCGCAACCCTGCGACTGGTCGCGGCTGAAGGCCGGGCGTGACCGCTACGTGCGGGGGATCAACCACTGGTACAAGACCTATCTATCCGATTCGGATATCGATCTGATACCGGGGGCCGCGTGTTTCGCGGACCCGCACACCGTGGACGTGAACGGCGAACGGATCAGTGCCGACCATGTGGTGATCGCGGTGGGCGGTACGCCGGTCGTACCGTCCCTGCCGGGGGCGGAACATGGCATTACCTCCGACGGGTTCTTCGAACTCGCACGGCTCCCGCAGAGAGTCGCGGTCGTAGGGGCCGGCTACATCGCGGTCGAACTGGCCGGGATACTCAACGCGCTGGGCAGCAACGTCACGCTGCTGTTGCGCCGCGAACAATTGCTGCGCAGTTTCGATGCCATGCTGCGCGAGATGCTCATGGAATCCATGGTGGACAGCGGCGTCAATATCATCCCACGCGCGCAGGCCCAGTCCGTCCAGCGCAATGCGCAGGGCCGCCTGGACCTGAAGTGTGTCAGTGGGGAAGTCCTCGCAGACTATGATGCGCTGATCTGGGCGATCGGCCGGCGGCCGAACACCGGCCGGCTGGATCTGGCCGCGGCCGGCGTGCACGCCGATGAACAGGGTTACGTGCCCACGGACGCGTTTCAGAACACCAATGTCCCGGGCGTCTACGCGGTGGGCGACGTCACCGGCCGCCACGCCCTCACGCCCGTGGCGATCGCCGCCGCCCGTCGCCTGGCGGACCGGTTGTTCGGCGGAAAACCCGAGCGCCACCTTCCCTACGAGCATATCCCGACCGTGGTGTTCAGCCACCCCCCGATCGGAACCATCGGGCTCACCGAGGAGCAGGCGCGCGCCGAGCATGGTGACTCGGTCAAGACCTACCAGAGTTGTTTTACGCCGATGTATTACGCACCGATGGAGGGCCGGCATCAGGCCTGCATGAAACTGGTGACGGTGGGCGCACACGAGCGCATCGTCGGGTGCCATCTTATCGGACCCGGGGCGGACGAGATCTTGCAGGGCTTCGCGGTGGCGATCCGCATGGGCGCCACCAAGGCGGATTTCGACGACACGGTGGCGATCCACCCGACCAGCGCGGAGGAACTCGTGACCATGCGCTGA
- a CDS encoding ABC transporter ATP-binding protein: MNEPYGIGKTVDASFPDAVARVTEALKTEGFGVLTEIDVAQALKEKLGKEIPPYTILGACNPALASRALEAEPSIGLLLPCNVVVRETGSGRCVVEFMNPNAVLDLVQRPEISALAVEVRQRLDRVLNAL; this comes from the coding sequence ATGAACGAACCCTATGGAATCGGCAAGACCGTCGACGCGTCCTTCCCCGACGCGGTAGCGCGGGTGACTGAGGCACTCAAGACCGAGGGCTTCGGGGTACTCACTGAAATCGACGTGGCTCAAGCGCTCAAGGAAAAGCTGGGCAAGGAGATCCCTCCCTATACGATCCTCGGCGCCTGCAATCCGGCCCTGGCGAGTCGTGCGCTGGAGGCCGAGCCCTCCATCGGATTGTTATTGCCATGTAATGTGGTAGTCCGTGAGACCGGGTCGGGCCGGTGCGTCGTGGAGTTCATGAATCCGAATGCGGTGCTGGATCTGGTGCAGCGCCCGGAGATCAGCGCACTCGCGGTTGAGGTCCGCCAGCGTCTAGACCGGGTACTGAATGCCCTCTGA